One Aethina tumida isolate Nest 87 chromosome 5, icAetTumi1.1, whole genome shotgun sequence genomic window carries:
- the LOC126265640 gene encoding uncharacterized protein LOC126265640 codes for MGDMEPTIDEVDKNSNNPTATLDLEQSVDSGKDAESLSKERFIEVTTSPQKVTEKFCSESCSEFSKCLKRFQKEKPINIKQNRRRFFEVIDEEAKRRTNHLKCAAKGVDMFEQFRYYRFLFLKKRRDTKMQRVAKNEHIVDEQESSLPPVVDELVQVNKTHKVAKPSAGTSTNTSLLKVKKSKNNKTKLNQDTNENDDASALKEKTEKIKDKNKNKKVNNSSSTDASVKSNENIKNKKVKKRNLRLQSRKNCSVICESKESNNEPNDNIPIKKPEPTKNVVQQRSVAQVVARREENLETFFQRPPPDNWWNLCSDSESDVEKPNEYNAILATSTNQKNNGQQVNLEPLIEETIFDQQYNEMSDTSDGGDDFNEPELDIESTEPQLIGEDMWMKIKTRKRTAKHRPELVNTNFQFTEDDLLAMKIHGILSDSEESETGKNDFDELYYKYRPPPIQIDRSKIVVIKAKIENRPLELSAN; via the exons ATGGGCGACATGGAACCAACAATCGATGAGGTGgacaaaaatagcaacaatCCCACGG ccacCCTCGATTTAGAACAATCAGTTGACAGTGGGAAGGACGCAGAATCACTTTCAAAAG AGAGGTTCATAGAGGTTACTACAAGCCCACAGAAGGTTACTGAAAAATTCTGCAGCGAATCATGCTCCGAATTCTCGAAGTGTCTGAAACGTTTCCAAAAGGAGAAGCCAATAAACATAAAGCAAAATCGAAGGCGTTTCTTCGAAGTGATTGATGAAGAAGCCAAAAGGAGAACGAATCATTTGAAATGTGCCGCAAAGGGTGTAGATATGTTCGAACAGTTCAGATATTATCgatttttgtttcttaaaaaGAGACGAGATACAAAGATGCAGCGGGTGGCTAAAAACGAACATATTGTAGATGAACAGGAGTCTAGTTTGCCTCCTGTGGTCGATGAATTGGTTCAGGTGAACAAAACTCATAAAGTTGCAAAACCGAGTGCGGGTACATCCACAAACACTTCCCttttgaaggttaaaaaaagcaaaaataataagactAAATTAAACCAAGATACAAATGAAAATGATGATGCAAGtgctttaaaagaaaaaactgagaaaattaaagataagaataaaaataagaaagtaaataattctaGTTCTACTGACGCTTCAGtgaaatcaaatgaaaatattaaaaacaagaaaGTTAAGAAAAGGAACTTGAGATTACAATCTCGAAAGAATTGCTCAGTAATTTGTGAATCAAAAGAAAGCAACAATGAACCAAATGATAATATTCCTATTAAAAAACCGGAGCCAACTAAGAATGTAGTTCAACAACGTTCTGTTGCTCAGGTTGTTGCCCGTCGCgaagaaaatttagaaacattcTTCCAACGACCTCCACCTGACAACTGGTGGAACTTATGCTCAGATTCCGAAAGCGATGTTGAGAAACCTAATGAATATAATGCGATCTTGGCCACAAgtacaaatcaaaaaaacaATGGACAACAAGTTAACTTAGAACCACTGATcgaagaaacaatttttgatcaaCAATACAACGAAATGTCCGACACAAGTGACGGAGGAGACGATTTTAACGAACCGGAACTCGACATTGAATCTACGGAACCGCAACTGATCGGCGAAGATATGTGGATGAAGATCAAAACTAGGAAAAGAACGGCAAAACACAGACCTGAGTTGGTCAACACCAACTTTCAGTTTACTGAAGACGACCTTCTGGCGATGAAGATACACGGCATTTTGAGTGACAGTGAGGAATCCGAAACTGGGAAGAATGACTTTGATGAACTGTACTACAAATATAGACCTCCACCCATTCAAATTGATAGATCCAAAATTGTCGTCATCAAGGCCAAAATAGAAAATCGCCCTCTGGAATTAAGTGCTAAttag